One genomic window of Plasmodium falciparum 3D7 genome assembly, chromosome: 10 includes the following:
- a CDS encoding rifin: protein MKIHYINILLFELPLNILIYNQRNYYITPRHTETNRSLCECELYSPTNYDNDPEMKRVMQQFVDRTTQRFHEYDERMKTTRQKCKERCDKEIQKIILKHKLEKELMDKFATLHTDIQSDAIPTCVCEKSLADKTEKFCHNCGYGLGSVAPNIGLLGGPGIYVWKIAALAAAKEFAEKAGAAMGKAAGDAAGAAELIRGLKALNIDKLFNESLGLVFDGTNYNNTEYIFKAIFSKFNESCMPRPPGSVPGPVIDRAFCDTVDTLVLPSGTGSQTSASTNAVIKEYVKPIVSNAKFTAEATAQTAAEEATNLALKTNTNAVNATYASSQTAIIVSIAAIVVIVLVMIIIYLILRYRRKKKMKKKLQYIKLLEE, encoded by the exons atgaaaatccattatattaatatattattgtttgagcttccattaaatatattg atatataatcaAAGGAACTATTACATTACACCACGTCATACAGAAACCAACAGATCTTTATGCGAATGTGAATTATATTCACCTACGAACTATGATAATGACCCTGAAATGAAAAGGGTAATGCAACAATTTGTGGATCGTACAACACAACGATTTCACGAATATGATGAAAGGATGAAAACTACACGCCAAAAATGTAAAGAACGATGTGATAAagaaattcaaaaaattattttaaaacacaaattagaaaaagaattaatggACAAATTTGCCACACTACACACAGATATACAAAGTGATGCTATTCCAACATGCGTTTGCGAAAAATCTTTAGCTGACAAAACAGAAAAATTTTGTCATAACTGTGGGTATGGGTTAGGAAGTGTTGCACCGAATATTGGATTATTGGGGGGACCGGGAATCTATGTATGGAAAATTGCCGCGTTGGCAGCTGCTAAGGAATTTGCCGAAAAAGCCGGTGCTGCTATGGGTAAAGCCGCTGGTGATGCTGCAGGTGCGGCTGAATTAATTAGAGGATTAAAGGCATTGAATatagataaattatttaatgaatCATTGGGGTTAGTTTTTGATGgaacaaattataataataccgaatatatttttaaagctattttttcaaaatttaaTGAGTCATGTATGCCTCGTCCCCCTGGCTCAGTCCCTGGTCCTGTCATTGATCGGGCTTTTTGCGATACTGTTGATACATTAGTTCTTCCTTCAGGGACAGGTTCACAGACTAGTGCTTCAACGAATGCGGTTATAAAGGAATATGTAAAACCTATCGTCTCAAATGCCAAATTTACTGCTGAAGCAACTGCACAAACGGCTGCTGAAGAAGCTACCAACTTAGCTCTAAAAACGAATACTAATGCAGTAAACGCTACATATGCTAGTTCCCAGACTGCTATTATTGTTTCCATTGCTGCAATTGTAGTTATAGTTTTggttatgataattatttatttaattttacgttatcgacgaaaaaaaaaaatgaagaaaaaactcCAATATATCAAATTATTAGAAGAATAG
- a CDS encoding rifin: MKLHCSKILLFLLPLNILVTSLSNVHNNNKLYNTPHHIPTTTSRMLSECDLYIPKYDNDADMKSVKENFDRQTSQRFEEYDERMKGKRQKRKEQRDKNIQEIIEKDKMDKSLAEKVEKGCLRCGCGLGGVAASVGLFGGLGIYVSKSAALATAIAEGAETAKAAGEAARIPAAIDAVIKGITKVFGVSTLDGKELGTYITATNYTNFKTIALAINEQYNPLSCIIPDPGADKSICPWVMRNFFAAKDSPRNVVSAYNSIEVAVKSIVLEAQSVTERAAKKATEDVIKSSIAAVDAKYVICQNAIIASVVALLIIVLVMIIIYLVLRYRRKKKMNKKQQYTKLLNQ, from the exons ATGAAACTTCACTGctctaaaatattattatttttacttccattaaatatattagtaACATCATTATCAAat gtgcataataataataaactatACAACACACCACATCATATACCAACTACTACATCACGAATGTTAAGCGAATGTGACCTATATATACCCaaatatgataatgatgCGGATATGAAATCAGTAAAGGAAAATTTCGATAGACAAACGTCACAACGTTTTGAAGAATACGATGAACGTATGAAAGGTAAACGCCAAAAACGTAAAGAACAACGtgacaaaaatatacaagaaattattgaaaaagataaaatggaCAAATCATTAGCAGAAAAAGTAGAAAAAGGTTGTCTTAGGTGTGGGTGTGGTCTAGGAGGTGTTGCAGCAAGTGTTGGATTATTCGGGGGATTAGGTATCTATGTTTCTAAAAGCGCAGCGTTGGCAACAGCTATAGCTGAAGGTGCTGAGACCGCTAAAGCTGCCGGTGAAGCTGCACGTATTCCAGCAGCTATTGATGCAGTCATTAAAGGAATAACAAAAGTATTTGGTGTATCAACTCTAGATGGTAAGGAATTGGGAACATATATTACTGCAACAAATTATACTAATTTCAAAACCATTGCTCTTGCCATAAATGAACAATATAATCCATTGTCATGTATAATACCTGACCCTGGTGCTGATAAGTCTATTTGCCCTTGGGTGATGAGAAATTTTTTTGCTGCAAAGGATAGTCCAAGGAATGTTGTTTCAGCGTATAATTCTATAGAAGTAGCTGTAAAATCTATTGTCTTAGAAGCTCAAAGTGTTACTGAAAGAGCTGCAAAAAAGGCTACTGAAGATGTTATAAAAAGTAGCATTGCTGCAGTAGACGCTAAATATGTTATTTGCCAGAATGCTATAATTGCTTCTGTTGTTGcattattaattatagttttagttatgataattatttatttagttTTACGTTAtcgtagaaaaaaaaaaatgaacaaaaaacaacaatacacaaaattattaaatcaataa
- a CDS encoding rifin, which yields MKVHYINILLFALPLNILEHNKNEPHTTPNHTQTTRSLCECKLYSPANYDSDPEMKRVMQQFEDRTTQRFHEYDEKMQSKRIQCKDRCDKEIQKIILKDKLEKQMVEQFSTLQTDIQSDSIPTCICEKSLEDKMEKECLKCAQNLGGIVAPSTGVLGEIAALAVNAWKTEAIKAAIAAAEKSGLAAGKVAGDIEGAAKVIELVKSTFKIEKLGFSTLESIINTNTYTNVTLISRSIHSEYIRSDCGNILSLSSRKNPICTSVEKQIVAKKVGNGVSPKDFIETIVEEVVEAADGVADTEAARVTATKTAAFEARNIAAVEATTTPYYTPIIVSIVAIVVIILIMVIIYLILRYRRKKKMKKKLQYIKLLKE from the exons atgaaagtccattatattaatatattattgtttgctcttccattaaatatattg gaacataataaaaatgaaccaCACACCACACCAAATCATACACAAACCACCAGATCATTATGCGAGTGCAAATTATATTCACCGGCGAACTATGATAGTGATCCCGAAATGAAAAGAGTAATGCAACAATTTGAGGATCGTACAACACAACGATTTCACGAATATGACGAAAAGATGCAAAGTAAACGAATACAATGTAAAGATCGATGTGACAAagaaattcaaaaaattatattaaaagataaattagaaaaaCAAATGGTAGAACAGTTTTCCACATTACAAACTGATATACAAAGTGACTCCATTCCTACCTGCATTTGCGAAAAATCCTTGGAGGACAAAATGGAAAAAGAATGCTTGAAATGTGCACAAAATTTGGGAGGTATTGTTGCACCCTCTACAGGAGTATTAGGTGAAATTGCTGCACTTGCTGTAAATGCCTGGAAAACTGAGGCAATTAAGGCTGCTATCGCAGCTGCTGAAAAATCTGGTCTTGCTGCCGGTAAAGTTGCTGGTGATATTGAAGGTGCGGCTAAAGTAATTGAATTAGTAAAATCAACATTTAAAATAGAGAAATTAGGTTTTAGTACACTGGAGTCAATTATTAATACAAACACATATACTAATGTCACACTCATTAGTAGATCTATTCATTCTGAATATATCAGATCGGATTGTggaaatattttatctttatctAGCAGGAAGAATCCTATTTGCACTTCTGTGGAGAAACAAATTGTAGCTAAAAAGGTAGGTAATGGTGTTTCACCCAAAGATTTTATAGAAACAATTGTAGAAGAAGTTGTTGAAGCAGCCGATGGGGTTGCTGATACGGAAGCTGCTAGGGTGACTGCCACTAAAACAGCAGCATTTGAAGCAAGAAACATAGCGGCAGTAGAAGCTACAACTACTCCTTACTATACTCCTATAATAGTATCAATAGTTGCAATAGTGgtcataattttaattatggtaataatatatttaattttacgttatcgacgaaaaaagaaaatgaagaaaaaactgcaatatataaaattattgaaaGAATAG
- a CDS encoding rifin — translation MKVHYFNILLFALPLNILVSSPKKNPSITQKRPTRRLLCECELYAPANYDSVPQMKEVMDNFNRQTQQRFHEYDERMVEKRMQCKDKCDKEIQKIILKDKLEKQMKQELTTLETKITTDDIPTCICEKSLADKVEKGCLRCGGVFGGGVAPGVGLLGGIGQLGLDVWKAAAIKAATEYALTEGAAKGLAAGNAHGMNIVIYHLKELLIDKLVPNICKTVSSTGDYTRVINFSKLIIQKRGAMCGADGGTLSKDMCTQININLGTVLRNGKANLPDKEAVPKVLNRLVSQADKAANEVAKDTSQSVAVKITEQQTAAINATYTSWQIAITASVIAIVVIVLIMVIIYLILRYRRKKKMKKKLQYIKLLEE, via the exons ATGAAAGTccattattttaatatattattgtttgctcttccattaaatatattg GTAAGTTCCCCCAAAAAAAATCCATCCATCACACAAAAAAGACCAACCAGGAGATTATTATGCGAGTGCGAATTGTATGCACCTGCCAATTATGATAGTGTCCCACAAATGAAAGAAGTTATGGATAATTTCAATCGTCAAACACAACAGAGATTTCATGAATATGACGAACGTATGGTCGAAAAACGAATGCAATGTAAAGATAAATGCGAtaaagaaatacaaaaaattattttaaaagacaAATTAGAAAAACAAATGAAACAAGAGTTAACCACATTGGAAACAAAGATAACCACTGACGATATACCTACATGTATTTGCGAAAAGTCGTTAGCAGATAAAGTGGAAAAAGGGTGTTTGCGATGTGGAGGTGTGTTTGGTGGTGGTGTGGCGCCAGGTGTTGGATTATTAGGAGGAATTGGTCAACTTGGGCTAGATGTTTGGAAAGCTGCGGCAATTAAGGCCGCTACAGAATATGCCTTAACTGAGGGTGCTGCTAAGGGTTTGGCTGCAGGTAATGCCCATGGTATGAATATAGttatttatcatttaaaaGAATTGCTTATAGATAAATTAGTTCCTAATATATGCAAAACGGTTTCTAGTACAGGCGATTATACTCGTGTCATAAATTTTAGTAAACTTATTATTCAAAAACGTGGGGCGATGTGTGGGGCGGATGGGGGCACTCTTAGTAAGGATATGTGCAcacaaattaatattaatttaggTACAGTGCTACGAAATGGTAAAGCAAATCTTCCAGACAAGGAGGCTGTACCAAAAGTGTTAAACAGACTTGTTTCACAAGCTGATAAAGCTGCTAATGAAGTCGCCAAGGATACAAGTCAAAGTGTTGCTGTTAAAATCACAGAACAACAAACCGCTGCGATAAATGCTACATATACTAGTTGGCAGATTGCTATAACAGCTTCTGTTATTGCAATTGTAGTAATCGTTTTAATTAtggtaattatttatttaattttacgttatcgacgaaaaaaaaaaatgaagaaaaaactccaatatataaaactattAGAAGAATAG
- a CDS encoding rifin, which translates to MKLHYSNILLFFFPLNILVTSYHVYNKNKIYITPHHTTTTTLRMLSEYGVHTSIYKNDENMKSLKENFDRQTSQRFEEYEQRMIRKRKKYKEQCDKDIQKIIEKDKMDKSLAEKVETGCLKYGCGLGGVAGSVGLFGGFGIYGWKTAALAASKNAAVAEATAKGVAKAIDLVKSTFDVQNIAGQPLETVLNVINYTDVSNIYHLIYSQYKTTCISTSSTPVTGGPETFCISIWNKSLSGLGSNVVFVEETKVIEATVKTIVSSAEKVAGEALEKATEGVIKTSTATIESTYASCQIAIIASVVALLIIALVMIIIYLVLRYRRKKKMNKKAHYTKLLNQKIYSFKILNPFLCCMNSRCLNT; encoded by the exons ATGAAACTGCACTActctaatatattattatttttctttccattaaatatattagtaACATCATATCAT gtatataataaaaataaaatatacatcaCACCACATCATACAACAACTACTACATTACGAATGTTAAGCGAATATGGCGTACATACGtcaatttataaaaatgatgaaaatatgaaatcTTTGAAGGAAAATTTCGATCGACAAACGTCACAACGTTTTGAAGAATACGAACAACGTATGAtcagaaaaagaaaaaaatacaaagaaCAGTGCGACAaagatatacaaaaaattattgaaaaagataaaatggaCAAATCATTAGCAGAAAAAGTAGAAACAGGTTGTCTTAAGTATGGGTGTGGGCTAGGTGGTGTTGCAGGAAGTGTTGGATTATTCGGGGGATTTGGTATCTATGGTTGGAAAACCGCCGCTTTAGCAGCTTCTAAGAATGCGGCCGTAGCTGAGGCTACTGCTAAGGGTGTGGCTAAAGCAATTGATTTAGTAAAATCAACATTTGATGTACAAAATATAGCTGGTCAACCATTGGAAACAGTTCTTaatgtaataaattatacTGATGTAtcaaatatttatcatttgaTTTATTCTCAATATAAGACCACATGTATATCTACTTCCTCTACCCCTGTCACTGGCGGTCCTGAGACTTTTTGCATTTCGATTTGGAATAAATCTTTATCTGGATTGGGAAGTAATGTGGTATTTGTTGAAGAAACAAAGGTTATAGAAGCAACTGTAAAAACTATCGTCTCGAGTGCCGAAAAGGTTGCTGGAGAAGCTTTAGAAAAGGCTACTGAAGGAGTTATAAAAACCAGCACTGCAACAATAGAATCTACATATGCTAGTTGCCAGATTGCTATTATTGCTTCTGTTGTTGCATTATTAATTATAGCTTTagttatgataattatttatttagttTTACGTTAtcgtagaaaaaaaaaaatgaataaaaaagcCCATTacacaaaattattaaatcaaaaaatatatagtttcAAGATATTAAATCCATTTTTATGTTGTATGAACTCTAGATGTTTGAATacatga